A stretch of Polyangium spumosum DNA encodes these proteins:
- the pglX gene encoding BREX-2 system adenine-specific DNA-methyltransferase PglX has product MDLQQRKDLTAALSRLVADIAADLRDQIRTPGEAQERARQVWLDEKVGDDFMVWTDLLARRAAVLWVLKSVYVRVLEDRGLCRPLRIVDRESHDLFERLAPNLGDTAYLRWVYADLASPDGGLPELFSPQPAEVAWPSDARSQDLLRFWRAPDPDTGALRWRFDDEHFDGRLMGDLYQDLDPVVKARYALLQTPDFVLDFILDETLTPAIDEWGVETVRVLDPACGSGHFLLAAFKRLVAGMRDKFRDRPVKEVVKDCLARVVGIDLNDYACALARARLVMTALELCRESELAAASDFHPQVYWADALEQVERDEPEQQLLPGMGFEVEKPKALLTRPEVREALRPILRRGFHVVVGNPPFDVEKDARKRAYQKEVVGKSRRYISASGKYSLCAPFVERMIQVSTDQGHIGLISANSFTKNEFGRELIEKVLPRFDLKEVLDSSGVYIPGAAIPTVMLFIKAKPPTSDVIPVTMKKRGEPVTPNDPSRGLAWTSLIAGHRTIGYEDEFVSVSLVSRQTLSKHPWSIGGGGAAELKARLEESAHMIVSRMAESVGIASFTLEDDVFLRPLRAWQRIGLPSHLCWPMISGDSIRNWSVGEIEHTMFPYGPELRVLDATEPSLMLLWLYRTNLANGLLFGGKTKVEGGLRWYEFGRLTADKLRSPLTIAYSEFATHNHFILDRGGSVFNRSAPIIKLGHESKAEHLTLLAQLNSSAIAFYLRQICRDMGGGGNGRGISDEVWELRIRPNATKVEQVPIAAISHPQLQAFAAHIDALARSRVEDSAPASINAHATSGPAPLRKALEARHQRDLDALYKMVGLQEELDWLCYKLYGIDPDAEVRDPEDVPPLRPGLRPFEITLARADAERREALARGEEPDEAPTAWFERHGWQPCTTTDSLDPRERALVEARIARTEASRDLALVEQPTYKRRWYRPDHAAEEKAALTEWLADRIEAWAKTRTEPFTIVQAAAALQGDPAVLAVAEVREGRADFDLEKLAAELIQADAVPNNKYDVFKPEGLVKRAAWEETWRLQHREDAGEKLTIPVPPKYASSDYQKPDYWHHRGKLDVPKERFIAFTEVPRREGPAGALFGWAGWTPRQRARVLLELDEQAETEGVPLEERIGLLYGAWFLVPYVAWESKDAAEEFAAIVKGAVGDAGVTEEMGRRWAEGRSVAKPVRGRGRGKR; this is encoded by the coding sequence ATGGACCTCCAGCAACGCAAAGACCTCACCGCCGCCCTCTCCCGCCTCGTCGCGGACATCGCCGCCGACCTGCGCGATCAGATCCGGACCCCGGGGGAGGCCCAGGAGCGCGCCAGGCAGGTCTGGCTCGACGAGAAGGTCGGCGACGACTTCATGGTCTGGACCGATCTCCTCGCGCGCCGCGCGGCCGTGCTCTGGGTGCTCAAGTCGGTCTACGTGCGCGTGCTCGAGGATCGGGGCCTCTGCCGGCCGCTGCGGATCGTCGATCGGGAGTCGCACGACCTCTTCGAGCGCCTCGCGCCGAACCTCGGCGACACGGCGTACCTGCGGTGGGTCTACGCGGACCTCGCCTCGCCCGACGGCGGTCTGCCCGAGCTCTTTTCGCCTCAGCCCGCCGAGGTCGCGTGGCCTTCGGACGCGCGCTCGCAGGACCTTTTGCGCTTCTGGAGGGCTCCGGATCCGGACACGGGCGCGCTGCGGTGGCGGTTCGACGACGAGCATTTCGATGGCCGGCTGATGGGTGATCTCTATCAGGACCTCGATCCGGTCGTCAAAGCGCGGTATGCGCTACTCCAGACGCCGGATTTCGTGCTCGACTTCATCCTCGACGAGACGCTCACGCCGGCGATCGACGAATGGGGCGTGGAGACGGTGCGGGTGCTCGATCCGGCGTGTGGATCGGGGCACTTCTTGCTTGCGGCGTTCAAACGGCTCGTGGCCGGGATGCGGGACAAGTTCCGGGATCGGCCGGTGAAGGAGGTCGTGAAGGATTGTCTTGCGCGGGTCGTGGGGATCGACCTCAACGATTACGCGTGCGCGCTGGCGCGGGCGCGGCTCGTGATGACGGCGCTTGAACTATGCAGGGAGAGCGAGCTTGCAGCGGCCTCCGATTTCCATCCGCAGGTGTACTGGGCGGATGCGCTGGAGCAGGTGGAGCGGGATGAGCCGGAGCAGCAATTGCTGCCGGGGATGGGATTCGAGGTGGAGAAACCGAAGGCGCTGTTGACGAGGCCGGAGGTGAGGGAAGCGCTGAGGCCGATTTTGAGGCGAGGGTTCCATGTGGTGGTGGGAAACCCGCCCTTTGACGTTGAGAAAGATGCACGAAAGCGTGCTTATCAGAAGGAAGTGGTCGGGAAGTCTCGGAGGTACATATCGGCATCAGGGAAGTACTCGCTGTGCGCACCGTTCGTGGAGCGCATGATCCAGGTTTCTACCGATCAGGGGCACATCGGCTTAATTTCCGCCAATTCATTCACAAAAAACGAGTTCGGCCGAGAGCTAATTGAGAAGGTATTACCTCGCTTCGATCTCAAGGAGGTCCTCGATAGTTCTGGGGTCTACATCCCTGGGGCGGCCATCCCTACAGTCATGCTATTCATTAAGGCCAAGCCCCCGACCTCTGACGTGATTCCTGTCACCATGAAAAAGCGAGGGGAACCAGTCACGCCGAATGACCCATCGCGCGGGCTGGCGTGGACTAGCCTGATCGCTGGACATCGCACCATTGGATATGAGGACGAATTTGTTTCTGTTTCACTGGTGTCTCGCCAAACATTATCGAAGCATCCTTGGAGTATCGGCGGTGGGGGAGCCGCGGAACTAAAGGCGCGACTAGAGGAGTCGGCACACATGATCGTGAGCCGAATGGCTGAAAGCGTGGGTATCGCAAGCTTTACGCTCGAAGATGACGTGTTTTTACGCCCCCTTCGAGCGTGGCAAAGAATCGGGCTACCCAGCCACCTTTGCTGGCCGATGATTTCTGGGGACAGCATTCGCAATTGGTCTGTTGGCGAAATTGAACACACCATGTTTCCTTACGGACCAGAATTGCGTGTACTCGACGCAACTGAGCCAAGCCTAATGCTGCTATGGCTGTATAGGACGAACCTCGCGAACGGCCTTCTTTTTGGCGGCAAGACGAAGGTTGAGGGTGGGCTGCGTTGGTACGAGTTTGGCCGACTTACCGCCGACAAGCTTCGCAGCCCCCTAACAATTGCCTATTCGGAGTTTGCGACACATAATCATTTTATCCTGGACCGCGGCGGCAGTGTATTCAATCGCAGCGCCCCAATCATCAAACTCGGCCACGAATCGAAAGCTGAGCATCTTACATTGTTAGCGCAGCTCAATTCCTCCGCCATCGCTTTTTATCTCAGGCAGATTTGTAGAGACATGGGCGGCGGTGGCAATGGTCGAGGCATCAGCGACGAGGTGTGGGAGCTTCGTATCCGACCCAATGCCACCAAGGTAGAGCAAGTCCCTATCGCCGCAATTAGCCACCCTCAACTCCAAGCCTTCGCCGCCCACATTGACGCCCTCGCCCGCTCACGCGTCGAAGACTCTGCCCCCGCCTCCATCAACGCCCACGCCACCTCCGGCCCTGCGCCCCTCCGCAAAGCCCTCGAAGCCCGTCACCAGCGCGACCTCGACGCCCTCTACAAGATGGTCGGCCTCCAGGAAGAGCTCGACTGGCTCTGTTACAAGCTCTACGGCATCGACCCCGACGCCGAGGTCCGCGATCCCGAGGACGTCCCCCCCTTGCGCCCCGGCCTCCGCCCCTTCGAGATCACCCTCGCCCGCGCCGACGCCGAGCGCCGCGAGGCCCTCGCGCGTGGCGAGGAGCCCGACGAGGCCCCCACCGCCTGGTTCGAGCGCCACGGCTGGCAGCCTTGCACCACGACCGACTCCCTCGACCCCCGAGAGCGCGCCCTCGTCGAGGCCCGCATCGCCCGCACCGAGGCCTCCCGCGACCTCGCCCTCGTCGAGCAGCCCACCTACAAGCGCCGCTGGTACCGCCCCGACCACGCCGCCGAGGAAAAGGCCGCGCTCACCGAATGGCTCGCCGATCGCATCGAGGCGTGGGCGAAGACACGAACGGAGCCCTTCACCATCGTCCAGGCCGCCGCCGCCCTCCAGGGCGACCCCGCCGTGCTCGCCGTCGCCGAGGTCCGCGAGGGCCGCGCCGATTTCGACCTCGAAAAGCTCGCCGCCGAGCTCATCCAGGCCGACGCCGTCCCGAACAACAAATACGACGTCTTCAAGCCCGAGGGCCTCGTCAAGCGCGCCGCCTGGGAGGAGACCTGGCGCCTGCAGCACCGGGAAGACGCCGGGGAAAAGCTCACGATCCCGGTCCCGCCGAAATACGCCTCGAGCGACTACCAGAAGCCCGACTACTGGCACCACCGCGGCAAGCTCGACGTCCCCAAGGAGCGCTTCATCGCCTTCACCGAGGTCCCCCGCCGCGAAGGCCCCGCCGGCGCCCTCTTCGGCTGGGCCGGCTGGACGCCCAGGCAAAGGGCGCGCGTGCTGCTGGAGCTGGACGAGCAGGCCGAGACGGAGGGCGTGCCGCTGGAGGAGCGGATCGGGCTCTTGTACGGAGCGTGGTTCCTGGTGCCGTACGTGGCGTGGGAGTCGAAGGATGCGGCGGAGGAGTTTGCGGCGATCGTGAAGGGAGCGGTCGGGGATGCGGGGGTGACGGAGGAGATGGGGAGGCGGTGGGCGGAGGGGAGGAGCGTTGCGAAGCCGGTGCGCGGCAGAGGGCGCGGCAAACGCTGA